From a single Nicotiana tomentosiformis chromosome 2, ASM39032v3, whole genome shotgun sequence genomic region:
- the LOC104110720 gene encoding UPF0548 protein At2g17695 has protein sequence MVFLCWTRPSPEEQKTCINKSGSFNYDNKFRGATEKPAIQLKQDKELAKDGFSVNYARVLVGSGLETFEKGKTALQSWRHFGLNWAFVDPKAPIQSGTKFCVCVKELFPWLMMPLQVVYVNENKNLKKGVASFSFGSGTLQGHLLAGEERFSIALDENNQVWYEILSFSKPAHLLSLFGYPYVLLRQKYFAHHSGSAVRKHLSA, from the exons ATGGTATTTCTTTGCTGGACTCGTCCATCTCCTGAAGAGCAGAAAACATGTATCAACAA GTCTGGTTCCTTTAACTATGATAATAAATTCAGAGGAGCTACAGAAAAACCTGCTATTCAACTTAAGCAAGACAAAGAGCTTGCAAAAGATGGTTTCTCTGTTAATTACGCACGCGTTTTAGTGGGTTCAGGCCTCGAGACTTTTGAGAAGGGAAAGACTGCCCTTCAAAGCTGGAG GCATTTTGGGTTGAATTGGGCTTTTGTTGATCCAAAAGCTCCAATTCAAAGTGGGACAAAGTTCTGTGTTTGTGTGAAGGAGTTGTTCCCGTGGCTTATGATGCCTTTACAGGTGGTTTATGTCAATGAGAACAAGAACTTGAAAAAGGGGGTGGCCTCATTTAGTTTTGGAAGCGGAACTCTGCAAGGACATTTGCTG GCTGGTGAAGAACGTTTTTCAATAGCATTGGACGAGAACAACCAAGTTTGGTATGAAATACTTTCCTTCTCAAAGCCTGCACATTTGCTGTCACTTTTTGGATACCCTTATGTACTACTCAGGCAAAAGTACTTTGCTCATCATTCCGGTAGTGCAGTGAGGAAACATCTATCAGCTTAA